The proteins below come from a single Rhodohalobacter sp. SW132 genomic window:
- a CDS encoding cation:proton antiporter family protein produces the protein MDIIWVGFALVFGMGVARLHLPPLVGYLAAGLALAAFGYEAGEMLQEISHLGVIFLLFTVGLHIRLRNILRYDILGIGLTHLAVSTAIFTPISLYFGYDLQAAIIISITLGFSSTVLTAKNLERRNELGALYGRAAIGILIIQDLVAIGIIAYTGGGIPSFWGISILALPLIRPLLLKCLDILKDEELWMLFGLGLALGGASLFEFFNLSGELGALAAGMLLASDERADEIAKKMWGVKEAFLVGFFLEVGLTGFPSLEGYYFIAVLLLLLPLKSIMFYGLFMFFKFRARTGFLASVSLTAYSEFTLIAGVVASAGGFIPEETIVVLGLLTAISYAINAPITMNEEKIWKKWQGFLLTFERDVRHPEHQTVSLGSAEFLIVGMGNAGRAAYDKLKEQGKPVVGMDIDPDRIERNIDAGRRVLYGDIQDTDLWTNIEMDKIRSVMIAMGNTEVKENATRTLRTSGFEGLIYVLTMREEEAIIMQEAGASAVSIPIKEAGEKLAELSADLVDEPPAIDVKIKKSEHNGE, from the coding sequence ATGGATATCATTTGGGTTGGATTCGCATTGGTATTTGGGATGGGAGTTGCCCGACTTCATTTACCTCCGTTAGTTGGATACCTTGCTGCCGGATTAGCGCTTGCCGCATTCGGTTATGAAGCCGGAGAAATGTTGCAAGAGATCTCTCACCTTGGAGTGATATTTCTCTTGTTCACAGTCGGGCTTCATATCCGGTTGAGAAATATCCTACGCTATGATATTCTGGGTATCGGACTGACCCACCTTGCTGTATCAACGGCCATATTTACCCCGATTTCACTTTATTTTGGTTATGACCTTCAGGCTGCGATCATCATATCCATTACACTGGGCTTTTCAAGCACCGTACTTACTGCGAAAAATTTAGAACGCAGAAATGAGCTTGGAGCTTTATACGGTCGTGCCGCGATCGGTATTCTGATTATCCAGGATTTAGTTGCAATTGGAATTATTGCATATACCGGTGGCGGCATCCCTTCTTTTTGGGGGATTTCCATATTAGCACTTCCGTTGATACGCCCTCTGCTCCTAAAGTGTTTGGATATTTTAAAAGATGAAGAGCTTTGGATGCTGTTCGGGCTTGGGCTGGCTCTTGGCGGAGCTTCACTATTTGAATTTTTCAACTTATCCGGAGAGCTCGGGGCACTTGCCGCGGGTATGTTATTGGCATCTGATGAAAGAGCAGATGAAATTGCCAAAAAAATGTGGGGTGTTAAAGAAGCTTTTCTTGTAGGATTTTTCCTTGAAGTAGGATTAACCGGTTTTCCCTCACTGGAGGGATATTATTTCATTGCTGTACTACTGCTTCTACTTCCCCTGAAATCTATTATGTTTTATGGATTATTCATGTTTTTCAAATTCAGGGCAAGAACCGGCTTTTTGGCTTCAGTATCTCTCACAGCATATAGTGAATTTACTCTTATCGCTGGAGTTGTAGCGAGCGCCGGCGGGTTTATACCTGAGGAAACCATCGTTGTTTTAGGTTTATTAACCGCTATATCGTACGCTATTAATGCACCTATTACTATGAATGAAGAGAAGATTTGGAAAAAATGGCAGGGTTTTCTGCTAACCTTTGAAAGAGATGTAAGACATCCTGAACATCAAACCGTCTCCCTTGGTTCTGCAGAGTTCCTCATTGTAGGTATGGGGAATGCCGGCAGGGCAGCTTACGATAAACTCAAGGAACAAGGGAAGCCCGTAGTCGGTATGGATATTGATCCTGATCGGATTGAACGTAATATTGATGCGGGACGACGGGTTCTTTACGGTGATATACAAGACACGGATCTGTGGACTAATATCGAAATGGATAAAATCCGGTCGGTTATGATTGCAATGGGGAATACGGAAGTGAAGGAAAATGCCACCCGCACGCTTCGAACAAGTGGATTTGAAGGTTTAATTTATGTATTAACAATGCGTGAAGAAGAAGCCATTATAATGCAAGAGGCCGGAGCCAGTGCTGTCTCAATTCCAATTAAAGA
- a CDS encoding alpha/beta hydrolase encodes MFRADKKSNFQGPHQNQQTATAGASKENAKAAMILIHGRGASAQSILTLANEFSDPDLHYVAPQANDHQWYPNSFLAPSEKNEPGLSSGLQMIYDLVSDLGESGIPKEKIIILGFSQGACLASEFVARHPAKYGGLAALSGGLIGKGDHVPPDSYSGDLEKTPLFFGCSNIDPHIPKERVDESEEIFNSLNGDVNKKIYKGMGHTVNEDEILEIQKLIQNVTEA; translated from the coding sequence ATGTTCCGTGCAGATAAAAAGTCGAATTTCCAGGGTCCTCATCAAAATCAGCAGACAGCGACAGCGGGTGCATCGAAAGAGAATGCGAAAGCGGCAATGATTTTAATTCACGGCAGAGGTGCGTCAGCCCAGAGTATTTTAACACTGGCAAACGAATTTAGCGACCCCGACCTGCACTACGTGGCGCCGCAGGCGAACGACCATCAGTGGTACCCGAATTCGTTTTTAGCCCCGTCAGAAAAAAATGAACCGGGGCTCTCCTCCGGTTTGCAGATGATCTACGACCTCGTTTCTGATCTCGGAGAATCAGGCATACCAAAAGAGAAAATCATCATCCTGGGATTCTCACAGGGTGCGTGTCTTGCTTCTGAATTTGTTGCCCGCCACCCCGCAAAATATGGCGGACTTGCTGCTCTGAGCGGAGGGCTCATTGGGAAAGGAGATCACGTACCACCTGATAGCTATAGCGGCGACCTGGAAAAAACGCCTCTATTTTTCGGCTGCAGCAATATCGATCCGCACATCCCGAAAGAGCGCGTAGATGAATCGGAAGAAATTTTCAACTCACTCAATGGTGATGTGAACAAGAAAATTTATAAAGGGATGGGGCACACGGTTAATGAAGATGAGATTCTGGAAATTCAAAAGTTGATACAGAACGTGACTGAAGCGTAA